The DNA segment CAGCGTAATCATTTGTTTGTCTGACGATTCCTTCGACAAAGAAGTCCTGAATATGGAAATGTTGGCCAATGGAAGCATTGACGGATTTATTATGTCGCTCTCCAAAGAAACCCAACAGAAAAAAGATTTTCACCACATAACCGAAGTAATCAACCAAGGAATGCCGGTAGTCATGTTTGACAGGGTGACCGATGATATCGAATGCGACAAGGTTATCATCAACGACGAATTGGCCGCATTTGAAGCCGTTCAAAGTCTAATCGACAAGGGAAGAAAGAAAATCGCCCTTGTAACAACGGTCGATTATGTCAGCGTTGGCAAACTTAGAACCGACGGCTACACCAAAGCATTATTGGAAAACGGATTGCCGTTTGACGAAGACCTGATCATAAAAATCGAAAACGTGGATAATTGCGAAATTACCATCGCAAAATTATTGGAAGAAAAAGCCATCGACGCCGTTTTTGCCGTAAACGAGTTATTCGCCGTGACAACCATCAAAACCGCCCATAAAATGGGAATAAAAGTTCCCGAAGACATAGCCGTAATCGCTTTTACAGATGGAATTATCTCGAAATATTCCACGCCATCCATCACCACGGTGACCCAAAACGGAATAGAAATGGGAAACATCGCCGCCAAAACCCTTATCGACAGACTGGAAGCTG comes from the Flavobacterium limnophilum genome and includes:
- a CDS encoding LacI family DNA-binding transcriptional regulator, which encodes MKKKVTLKQIARELDVSISTVSKSLRNSLEIGEETRLKVQAFAKFYHYKPNNIALSLKNRKTKTIGIIIPEIVHHFFSTVINGIEQIANENGYSVIICLSDDSFDKEVLNMEMLANGSIDGFIMSLSKETQQKKDFHHITEVINQGMPVVMFDRVTDDIECDKVIINDELAAFEAVQSLIDKGRKKIALVTTVDYVSVGKLRTDGYTKALLENGLPFDEDLIIKIENVDNCEITIAKLLEEKAIDAVFAVNELFAVTTIKTAHKMGIKVPEDIAVIAFTDGIISKYSTPSITTVTQNGIEMGNIAAKTLIDRLEAEHDENEEEEEEEIYKTIVIETHLIERESTN